GGCTTATGTAAATGTTAAcagaggaaaggaaatgttttatttaacgacgcactctacacattttatttacaggaccacacggatattgagagaggaaacccactgtcgtcacttcatcgactactctttttcgattaccaacaagggatcttttatatgcaccatcccacagacagggtagtacataccatggcttttgttgcaccagttgtggagcactggctggaacgaaaaatagcccaatgggcccaccgacggggattgatcccagaccgaccgcgcatcgaacgagcgctttaccactgggctaagtcccaccCTCTGGGGATacaaaaagaaagatgtcatAGACGCATGTGTAGGgatgttgggggtggggggggggggggggggggggggggggggggggggggtgggtgggtgggggggggcgtAATGACTTGCCAGCGAAGTACATAAAGGGTCGACTCGTGCTATCCCGGAAAATAAAGTGAAAGGTTTTCATCCCCATATCCCTGCCCCCTGCACACATGGgagaagtaacaattatggagtcgagttttagtctctttttagagggtatttcaccagttctaagtcacagactcatgtttcactctatcgtaactttatccaaatgtgttacaggtttgtagattaactaaatttagtgtgcatgttcatgggctgaaactagggtctgtccctttaattttggaaatggataatatttaACTAGAACCTTTccactttatatttatatttgaaatattcGGCTAATAGTAATGAAAAGCCAAACATATTatttgggttgtttgtttgtttttaaatgatatctttacattaaaaaaaaccccacaaaaactaTAATTCAAGAGTTTTAAGTTGCATAATAAATTACCAGAGCACATGCCCGTGGGTTCCATGGAATTAAAAATTGTCGATACACATAGTGTTATACATAGTTGtcacagattaaaaaaaatgatcACTGATGTCTGGGGTTGCCATGGAATTCAAAATTTACCAGAACACATGTCCGTGATTAACGTGGAATTATCAGATCGTATGTCCGTGGTTAacgtgaaataaaaaaaattattagaaCGCACGTATGTGGTTGCCATGGAATTTGCAATTAATCACAGCGCATGTTCCTAGTTGCTATGGAATTTTAACTTGTTcattatacacatatacatggtTGTCACAGATCTTAAAATGTACAAGAATGCATGTCGATGTGGTCGCCATGGAATTACCAGAACGCATGTTTATGGTTACCATggaatttaaatacaaattaccaAAGTCACTTTGAAAGTTCATGTCCGTGTTTGGTATGGAAATTAAAATTTACCACAGCTATTTCCGTGGTTGTCATGGAATTTAAAATTTACCACAACACATTTCCGTGATTGCCATTGAATTTAGAATTTACCAGAGCTCATTTCCGTGGTTGCgatggaatttaaaagttaCCAAAGCTCATTTTCGTGGTTGCCATAGGAATTTAAAATTTACCAGAGCTCATTTCCGTGGTTTCTATAGGAATTTAGAATTTTCCAGAGCGCAGTCTGTAGCTTCCTTCCACGATGAGGTGTTCGGGCGGTTCTTGTCCACAACAGCAAATCTCCGTGTCCAGGAAACCGAGAACCACAGCGACGACGAGGCCGTAGGTGCTTTTTACGACCACCTCGACGTAGGTGTTTACCGCGTCGTCAATCCCAGTGTCCAGATTCGACGACACGGCCAGGTAGGTGTGAACCGCCGCGGTGTACAGCACCAGACACAATCCCCTGATGCACCCTTGCTTCAAGAATAGACTCCCCGAGGGATCGCGTCCGCTGAAGGTCTTGCTGGTATTCCGAGGTTTTCGACTGCAGACGGCGACAACAACGACGGCGCTGACGGCGAACACGCACGACGACACGGCCAGGCAGGTGAGCATCGGCGCGTCTGCGACCCAGTGCGTGGCGTGGACCGCGTGAGAGAAACAGAATTTTTTCTTCGAGAGAATGTATCTGGCCGTGGCGAGCCATGCCGGGGTGAACACGAGAGGCAGGCCGAATCCTAGAAGGTACATCAGCAGCAGACGTCCAGACCGGAAGTGGTACTTCATGGCGGGAATCAGGTAGTTGAAGGAGAGCGCCATTATCCACGACGACGTGGCGATCTGGAAGAAACGCGTCAGGAACGCTATGGCCTGGCAGACATTGGCGTCCGCGCTGAGGGACAGGCCGTTCGCCTTCTCGATCTCGCGGATGGAGAGATCTGCGAGGGACACCAGCGAGAGGACCATCGCCGACACGATCAGAGGGATGAGGACCTGGTGACGTCGAGTCCTCCTCGACGTATTGCAGCAGAAAAGAACGACGCAGACGGCGAGGGCAATCACGGAGATGGAATACAGGACGAAGGCAACGACGTCGACGCTCCTCATCAAGGGGAACAGCTGCTCCCGACTGCTGCTGCTGGCCAGTTTCGGCCGCGCCGTGAAGGACTCCACCTCGCAGTTAGTGTAGTTCGTCCATTCCCTGGTCGAGGTTGGAACCCGGTACCACTGGCCGTCCTTCTGGCAGCTCTTGTATGCAAATTGAGTGACGTCGAAGCCCGGGACGGCTGGACACGGCTTCCGGATGGTCATCCCGGGCATTGTGGGAGGCCAGCAGAGCATGCTGTCCCAGGTTGCATCGCAGAAGAACGCCGGCGAAACGGTCTCTCGGTATTTTTCATAGCATTCCTGTCTGGATTTTGGCTCATCCATGGAAACGGCGCGTTTCgaattttttctctctcactcgcTCTATCCGAATTATCTGGAAGTAATACGATTGCTTTTGAATGTGCTTCACCCAACAGTCTTTGACAAAACAACAACTTATAAATTATCTTGTTTCCATTGACATAATTACCAGTAAATGGATGTATTGCCATGTAACGGTCTAATTATGTAGCGCTAATTAACAGTCAAATTATTTAGCGCAATTGCTCTGTTTACTACCTAGTGCGATTTCGCTCAAAACTATACTGCGTGAAACAAATAAAGGAACACTTGATATTGTAGACTAAATTTAATTCAGTACTAGCGtagttatgtctgtatataatacaaagaaaaaaaaagaagaaatgtttatttaacgacgcactcaacacattgtatttacggatatatagcgtcagacatatgattaaggaccatacagatattgagagaggaaacccgctgtcgccacttcatgggctactcttcgattagcagcaatgaatcttttatatgcacccacccacagacagggtagtatataccacggcctttgatataccagtcgtggtatactggctggaactggctggaacgagaataatACAAAGATGtcacgagcgtaggaaggtgccaaagtgtgtgtgttgggtatacatatatacaaaaatcaTCGCTGCTGCTAAAAAAATGAGAGGGcacatgccccctcccccctccccccgccggTGGATGTCATGTTGATTTACAggattgagggggggggggggggattctttTAATCAACGTGTGGGCGGGGCATAgctagcccaatggtaaagtttcgactgatgtgcggtctgtctgggatcgatcatcgtctgtgggcccactggactatttctcgttctagccagtgcaccacgactggtatatcaaaggtcctgtctgtgagaaaatgcacatatataaaatatcccttctactaatggaaaaatgtagcgggtttcctctgtaagactatttctcaaaattatcaaatgtgtggcaaccaatagccgatgatagatAAATTAAACCTGAGCCGGTTtgtcctagtagcacatgtagcacgtgatATGGGCCCCGCGCTtcgggctgggggggggggggggggggggggggggggggggggcggtgtttacatttatttcccCCAGGTCATTTTACCCCTCTCCCactattatttgttttacagttcGTATATAGAACGAAATACCACAGCCAGCCCTATTTGATCTGGTTTATGAAAGTCGCCTCATTAATTACACCAGttaataaacatacacacacaaaacgtGTTGCACGTCATTATAGTGCGATTGACATTTGCTTCCAATAGACCACTGCAATTGGTTTTGTGTATATGATTACTTCTAGGGAAGGTTCAAAAGCAATGTAAGTGGGTGGGAGAATGTAGagtgggggagagagagagagagagacagacagacagagacagagacagacacagacagacagtatCCGTTTAACCATGTCGACTTTCCGACAGTAAACCACCAACTGTCTGCAGATCATTCCAAATATAATTTCAATTGCACCACGGTGGGTATATCAATAACCGGGCCCATGGTATTTTCCCTGCTATCACCAACGGTGGGTATATCAttaaccgtggtatgtgctatcctgtttatggcatggtgcatataaaagataccatggtactaatgggaaagtatagctggtttcttctctaagactatgtcagaattacctaatgtttgacattcagtagccgatgattaataaatcaatgtgctctggtggtgtcgttaaacaaaacaaacttccaacTAATTAGcgctgtggtccttaaccatatatgtccaaccgtaattaaaatgtgttgagtgcgttgttaaataaaacatgtcttttttcCATCACTCTGGGTACGAGCCATGTGTATGACTCACCACAATTATGACCAGTTTATTCCATAAGTGACAGGAATAAATTAACCATAATTTTCATCAAGCTACACAATAATGCATAAGTTTGCTGCTCTGTTCTAGTTGCTCGTGATGTATACATTCTTAAAACGATTGCTTTGACGGGAAATGATCCCATAAGTTCGTCGACGAGGTTTGATCTTGCTACCGATCATATAACACCACTGACCCCGATTACTGAGCTAGATATAGGCCTACTGCACCAGGAGAATCGGAACTAGCAAATACTTGGTTAATGAAACTTTATAGATCTACCGTACAATTCAAACTGTATCGTTGTTTAAATACATGATGGTGATTAAAGACGCACAACAATGTTTGAACCATTACCAACATGTTCCAGCACCAGCGTTCTTTTGTAAAGCTGCCTGGGATCTGGTGACTTGCTGGCCTCCGACGAAACCAGGAACTGTTACCAAGCAACCCTGTCCGCCATTAATAGGCTTGGACACTTCGAAATACGTTTACAGAATGTGTCTGGACAACGGAGAGTGGTACAGCAGTGACGAAACGGGCACGGCGGGGTACTCGAATTACAGTGAATGTTTCTTAAAGAACAACGGACCACTTTCACAAAATAATCAGTACATTACGACAAAGGAGGATTTGGAGCTCGTCAAAGTAACCGAAGATGCGATTGGATTATCTGCACTTTCGGTTACTCTTATTGCCCTTTTTGTATCGCTCGCTCTGATTACGTTTTGTGTATCCCAGAGGACCAATCGCCGAATCGTTCTCGTTCCCCTGTTTGTTTCGGCCTTGCTCGAATCGACGGCATCTCTTATCCACATCCGGCTGCCGGAAATCGCCCAGCTAGCCGAAGACGCCATCGCGTGTCAGGCTACGGCGTTTCTGACTCGGTTCTTTGGGCTGGCGTTCTACGCGTGGATTCTCGTCCTCGCCCTGTACTACTTCTTCCGAGCTTGTCACTGGACCATCGAGACCGACCACGTGCTGATCATGTACCTACTGGGATTCGGAGTCCCCGCCAGTTTCACTCCACTCTGGATGGCGACTGTCAGATACGTGATGCCGGACTCCAAGATTCAGTGCCAGCTGGATACTGCGCACGCAACGCGGTGGATAACAGAAGGACCGAAACTGGCGTGTCTGTTTGCCGCCGCTGTCATGTTTACAACGGCCCTCGTCATCGTGGTGACGACGCACAACATTCCAGCTAAGATGCATAACATGTCAACTAAGACGCACAACATTTCAGCAAGTCGGAACTCGCATTTTAGAAGGTACCTCAGACATTGTTGTGTCCGCGAACTTGTCCTGGTTCTGTATCTGGCTCCAGTTGAAGCGTTTACGTGGATTACAGCTCTTTCGAAGATGAGCGACTCTGGCGAGGTGGCCGTCGGGTACCTAAAGGTGGCGCTGTACAACGTCAGAGGCCTCGTTCTGGCCCTTGTCGTCTGTTTCCTAGATCTGGAATTGTGGGGCTGTTGCAGACGACCAATCTTAGTTACGTGATTTGTAAAGTGATACACCCTAAACAGATTTTAACACTACGGCAAAGCTTTCACTATTAAGAGCCGATTCTGACTATTAacatcagacattacttagattttgttgtttagattatccatttctgtacatctgAATTAAGTGTTTATGGGCATCCTATTGTTTCTAATAGCCtaccacaaaataaatttttcatataaataaaaaaaacccacacgtaTGTTAAGGCCCATTTTGGAATGAACGACCTATTCTGTAATGAAACTAggtgcccattctgtaataacttTGGGCCCATTTAAAAGTAGGCTAGCCAACTTAGTTGCccatattgtaataaaaaaatatccattctgtaataaatgtttaaaacgtTAGATGTGTCAGATGTGCtatatatttactattttaaatcattaaataataataataataataataatgcactCGTCAGTGGGAAAGACATTTTGTGTATTAACATTAGTAGCCTATGTGGATTTAGCAATTTTCTTAAGTAAATTTTGTCATAATTATCGTGCAGCTGATTAATAACGTTGAAGAATACAGCAATTATATAACTGTGAATATCTTTATACCAGTACTGTTGAAAGGAACTGCTAcggtctctccccccccccccccccccccccccgataatttgtgtgtatatgtgtggtaaagcgcttgtttgTCTGATGCAGTCTGTCTAGGATTAGTGGagccatttgggctatttctcgttccaaccagtggcacacaactggtataacaaataccatggtatttactatcctgtctgtgagttgcggcatataaaagatgccttgctgctagtTGAATAGTAGAGTAGCCCAATGCTTGGCGGCAGCCGGTTCCCctcttattttatttcatttcaacatatgtTCGTGCtcatttccaattaaggttcaagcacgctgtccttggcacacacctcagctatctgagctgtttgtccagaatagtgggttagttgttagtgagagagaagagggtgtaatggtcttacacctacccatcgagtcgttaaaactcgctctggatgggagctgataccgggctgcgaaccctgtacctaccagccttatatccgatggatttacaacgacaccaccgaggccggttcccctctcaatatctgtgtgatccttagccatataaccgtaattaaaataggctgagtgcgccgttaaataaaacattccttcattGTTCCTTCCTTccgagaaaataaaatattaatacatgttaaCCTACTCTGCATTCTCCGGTAAAGCACCCAGTTGAAAATAGTTAcagtaagtgtgatatattcACTGGATTTGAAGTGGTGATTCCAAGTCTTAAGGTCTTAGATCGATCCCCACCGGTGGGctcatttcttgttccagccagtgcaccacgactggaatatcaaaggttccccttgctactaattgaaaaagcaacaacaaaagtagcgggttacctgtcaaaatgaccaaataattgacatccaatagccgatgattaataaatcaatgtgctctacaggtgtcgttaagcaaagaAAACTTGGGACTTTTTAACAGAATGTCTTACTAATGCCTCAGTCACAAATGCATCGTAAGTGGGTAAGATGCCCGTACGATGGGTAATTTTGACGATATCCTACGGGCATCGGTTACATCCTACGGACACCGTTGATTTTTTGGCCGATTTTTGGGCATCTTAGGGTCATCGGAAACTTTTAATGCggaattataattttttgaagACCGTACGATTTTAAAAATCAGAAACGCACCGCAGACATATCGTAGTGGAATCTTGTGGCCTTTAGGTGACCTTGCGGTATCTGAAGACATCGCAGGGAGGACACACGATGCACCTACGATGTCGGGACAACGTATGGGCACCGAACGATGACCTTACGGTGGTCGTAAGGTCAACTTACGATGTCCTTAAGATTTTATGGCCCGAAGAAATGTGTCAGCCCGTAGGGTCCCCGTAAACACACCGTATCTAATGTTACCTTGACAAAGATTTTTGGGAAAACCTTACGATTCTTTCCCGATGTCGCGGACGTCAAGACGCCGTACGGTTACCCCCCACGGTACGGCGACCGGTGCATTTGTGACTGAGGCATAATTAGGTTGAATCAAAACAAATCTGGCGAAAACTTTTACATTCCGCTATATCGATGATCTTGTTCAATAATAGGATTACAGATTACTTTCCATAGATTTACCCGCaagtatttacaaataaaataatcatttgaaggtgttaaatagagaataatacacgaatggccgttagataccatttattccAAAACGagtggttttaaaatgtatccaacgagcgaattgtgagataaatggtatctaacggacacgaatgtattactagtattctatttcttacatatcctcaaaaacaagattttaagcaaattttaacatctttttcgactaaaagatatttacaaccctttgcacttgtagatgacttacgcgtcacagacacatgacgAGTGGAAGTCACAaggtaatcgatttccatcgtattgtttttcattggatatatggcattggtgacctggtcattacctaagagcagccagtcgtgtcttgaaattgtcaggttaactatacgtcacaaggtaatcgatttccatcgtgttgtGTTTCATTTGATAtatgacctggtcatcacctaggagcagccagtcgtaggTCTTgaacttgttaacacatgtacgtgtgtaaacatgggatgtgttatcataaataacgcacggtgttctcaccaatgggtgtgtaaacagggtatgtgttataaataacgcacggtgttctcaccaatgggtgtgcaAGAAATCAGTTTCATACCTCGATCTACGCACAAAAACAACAGCCACTTTTACTTCCCATTTCAAGCCGTGAAATAtgatgcatcactgaccaaaatgatggctgatgctattACATACTTTGAACATGGGCATAccttttcatctctttggtgaaatatgatgcatcactgaccaaaatgatggcgATGCTATTACATACTTTGACCAAACCTTTTCATGGTGAAATAtgatgcatcactgaccaaaatgatggtCGATGCTATTACATACTTTGAACATGGGCATAccttttcatctctttggtgaaatatgatgcatcactgaccaaaatgattGCCGATGCTATTACATACTTTGAACATGGGCATAccttttcatctctttggtgaaatatgatgcatcactgaccaaaatgatggtCGATGCTATTACATACTTTGAACATGGGCATAccttttcatctctttggtg
Above is a genomic segment from Gigantopelta aegis isolate Gae_Host chromosome 7, Gae_host_genome, whole genome shotgun sequence containing:
- the LOC121377390 gene encoding secretin receptor-like, with protein sequence MMVIKDAQQCLNHYQHVPAPAFFCKAAWDLVTCWPPTKPGTVTKQPCPPLIGLDTSKYVYRMCLDNGEWYSSDETGTAGYSNYSECFLKNNGPLSQNNQYITTKEDLELVKVTEDAIGLSALSVTLIALFVSLALITFCVSQRTNRRIVLVPLFVSALLESTASLIHIRLPEIAQLAEDAIACQATAFLTRFFGLAFYAWILVLALYYFFRACHWTIETDHVLIMYLLGFGVPASFTPLWMATVRYVMPDSKIQCQLDTAHATRWITEGPKLACLFAAAVMFTTALVIVVTTHNIPAKMHNMSTKTHNISASRNSHFRRYLRHCCVRELVLVLYLAPVEAFTWITALSKMSDSGEVAVGYLKVALYNVRGLVLALVVCFLDLELWGCCRRPILVT
- the LOC121376869 gene encoding PDF receptor-like — encoded protein: MDEPKSRQECYEKYRETVSPAFFCDATWDSMLCWPPTMPGMTIRKPCPAVPGFDVTQFAYKSCQKDGQWYRVPTSTREWTNYTNCEVESFTARPKLASSSSREQLFPLMRSVDVVAFVLYSISVIALAVCVVLFCCNTSRRTRRHQVLIPLIVSAMVLSLVSLADLSIREIEKANGLSLSADANVCQAIAFLTRFFQIATSSWIMALSFNYLIPAMKYHFRSGRLLLMYLLGFGLPLVFTPAWLATARYILSKKKFCFSHAVHATHWVADAPMLTCLAVSSCVFAVSAVVVVAVCSRKPRNTSKTFSGRDPSGSLFLKQGCIRGLCLVLYTAAVHTYLAVSSNLDTGIDDAVNTYVEVVVKSTYGLVVAVVLGFLDTEICCCGQEPPEHLIVEGSYRLRSGKF